The segment GGTTTTAGAAGCCCCAATGCGGGGGATTACTGCGTCAAAATATTCTAAGGGCTTGCCATTGTAGAAAACGCTTGGTTTATGGGAGGTAATATTCATATAACAGCGCAGGTAGTTAATGATTTTTATCTCATGTCCCTGGGCTTCTCCAGCTTCTTTGAGCCTTTTAGTGGAGTACAATGAGGCATCTTGCGATAAAATAGCTATTTTCATCATATTGTTTGCTGTGTTGAGCCTTAAAAATTTTAAACATCCTAAGTTGTCTCCCTGGTAACAGTTTAGGGGTTTCTCGATCTATTACTAGGAAATTTTTGGACCCGAATATTGTCACGTTTCTATCAACTCATAGGAGTTTTCCTCAATTCCTTGTTGTCCTGTGATTGAGAAAATACTTTGAATTTAACCGTCATTAGTGATCATTGCTCAGTTTTCAAGGGGAAGTGGCGTTAACTTTTACGACTTTTTAGGAGATTGATTCACAATTTAACAGCATAATAGAAGTAGGGAGGGATAAACAAGAGGTTGATTGTGACCTCAGAGCTAACCCCTAGGAGAGAAATTATGCTGAGTACTTTCTTCTATCCTGATAGCATTACTTATGTTGTCATTAAACTTTGTGTCCTATTCTTGGCTGTGCTACTGTGGTTGTTTGTAACTGCCACTCCTGTAACCTAATTGGGAGTCAGGAGTTGTGGAGGGGGGTTGAGTGCGTCAGTGATGTTAAGACCCATTCAATTCGGAAAACCCACCGTTAGAGGGGTTAGGCGTTAACATTTGTGCTCAAATGTTCCTAAACTCCATGAAGTTCCCCATCACCTTTTTAGGTTGACTTTTGCTAAAATTGCAACACGAGGGGAAGGAAGTACCCTTGTGGTTAAAGTCTTACATAAAGTCATCACTTATTGATCTGCCCCATGAGAAAAAGTACATTTTGGGTTAGTCTTCTCGTTAGCTGTACCTTACTTTTTAATAGTTTTGTCTGGACTCCCTCCGCTTCAGCCTTCACTGAAAATCAAAAAGTCTTACTTCAGTCTTGGCGGCTGGTGAATCAATCCTATTTAGATGATACCTTTAATCATCAAAATTGGTGGTTAATGCGTCAAAAGTTGCTTAATCGTCCCCTGAGTGATCGTGAAGAGACATACGACACAATCGAGGAGATGTTGGCAACCCTTGATGAACCATTTACCCGATTACTTCGGCCTGAACAATATCATAACCTACAAGTCAGTACCTCTGGAGAATTATCGGGCGTAGGGTTACAAATTAATATTAATCCCGATACGGGGAATTTAGAAGTCGTTGCCCCTTTAGCGGGTTCTCCGGCAGAGGCGGCGGGGATTCAATCGCGCGATCGCATTCTGGAAATTGATGGGATAGACACCGCAACGTTAACCCTTGATGAAGCGGCGAATAAAATGCGTGGACCGAGTGGTACTCAAGTATCTTTAATCATCCAACCCCATCAAGATCAAGACAATATTCATGAAGTTAAAATTACGCGAGAACGGATCTCTTTGAGTCCAGTTGTTGCAACGGTTGATCAGCATATTTCCACAACGCCAATTGGTTATATTCGTCTGAATCAATTTAGTGCCAATGCAGCACAAGATATTAAAAAAGCCATAACGGATTTAGAAGATCAAGGAGCCCAAGCTTATATTTTAGATTTACGCAATAATCCAGGGGGGTTATTGCAAGCGGGAATTGAAGTAGCGCGTCTATGGATTGACGAGGGAACAATTGTTTATACCGTCAATCGTCAAGGGGTTCAAGATAGTTTTACGGCTTTTGGTTCGGCGTTAACACAAGATCCTTTAGTGGTGTTAGTGAATCAAGGAACGGCGAGTGCCAGTGAAATTTTAGCCGGGGCGTTACAAGATAATGGTCGGGCTTTGTTAATCGGTGAAAAAACTTTTGGTAAGGGGTTAATTCAGTCTTTATTTGAGTTAGGAGATGGGGCGGGTTTAGCCATTACTGTTGCTAAATATGAAACCCCGAATCACAAGGATATCCATAAGTTAGGCATTATGCCAGATGAAGTTGTTCCCCAAGATCCCATTAGTTATCAACAAATTGGGACTGACGCTGATTTACAATATCAAGCAGCGATTAAAGTCTTAACTGGGAATACAATTTTAGCCCATGCTTCTTGATAGTAGCGGATAGGGGTTAGGAGTTAAGAAAACTCTAACACCTCTCCTCTTTTGACATTGCTATTTTAGTCTTTAGGATCGCTGTTCTAAACGATAAGCGATCCAGAGTTTGATGATTGCTTGACGACTAATTCCAAGACGATGAGCTTCACGATCAAGAGAGTCAAGCATACACATAGGAAACTCGACGTTAATACATTTTTGTTCATGGCCAGGTCGTTTCATTTGAGATAAATCGAGATAGTCAATGATGTCTTCTTGACCTTCATCAAATTTTTGATCAAATTCTTCAGCTTTCATAAAGTTCTACCTCTCTTTTTTTGGCGCGTCTTACTGAAATAATCCTTGTGACCTGACTTCTTTAAGTTATTACAGCCGCCCAAATTTTGCCATCAATCTTACCAATAACTACAAATCTAGACTCATTTAAACTTTTCGCTAGAATCTGCAATCGGTCGATGTCTTTCCAATGATTATACATTTATAATAATTGCTTGAGGGCGTAAGGTATATGTGCCCTTTCAGATTAATTCTTTACTGTCTCTAATCTCCTAATATTGTCCCTACACACTTAACTAAGCTGTTCATCCTTTAATTTGGTCGTTGAGACTGAGGGGGAGAGGGGGGGAGGGGGAGACGGGGAGAGAGATTGGCAATTTTTACTGATTTCCACTATACCCAGTTTAAATGCACAACAGCTTAACATCAATGACATCCGTTTGGGGTTCTTTATTAATCTTTCTCTTTTGCCCAATTTTAGGGGGACTTCCCCTGATTAATTGGATTAATTACTTTTTTACGGGACGGAAACTTTCTCAATTGGGGACGGGTAATATTTCAGTCTCCGCGGCCTTTTATCATGGGGGGACTTTAGTCGGCATTCTAGCAGCTTTATCAGAGGCTTCTAAGGGAATTATAGCGGTTTTGTTAGCCCGTGCCTTTTTTCCCCTAGACCCTATTTGGGAATTGATCGCCTTAATATCCCTCATTATGGGACGATATTGGATAGCAAAAGGGGCAGGAACGACTAATTTATTTTGGGGAATGATCGCCCATGATTGGCAAGCTACTCTATTAACAGCGTTAATTGCTGGAGGAAGCTTTACGATTTTCCGCGATCGCGCTACGGGTCGTTTAATTGCTTTATTTCTGTTAGCATTTATCCTAACCGTTAGACATCCCTACGACCCCGGTTATATGGTCATGTCTTGGTCTTTATCAGGGTTAGTCGCTTGGATTTTTGCTAAAATTCCTGATGATTTAGACTTACCCGAACCTGGAACTAAACCCTATTCAAAAAAGATGTTTCGATTCTTTCGAGGAGATAACGCTATTTTATCCTTAAACCGTCAACTCAATTCCGAAAAAGTTGGGTCAAAAGCTGCTACTTTAGCCTACCTAAAACGGTTAGGTTATCAAGTTCCTGAGGGTTGGATTTTGGTTCCTGGCGATGATCCCCAACCTTTATTAGACTATCTTGAACCATCAATTGATTACCCTTTTGTTGTCCGTTCTTCGGCTTTAGAAGAAGATACAGCAACTTCATCAGCAGCAGGGCAATATTTGACGATTTTAAATGTTACCAGCACCGAGGAATTAAAAGCAGCTATTTTAGATTGTTTAAACTCCTATAATCACCCTAATGCGGTTCGTTATCGTCGGGATAGGGTACAACATGATGAAGGAATGGCGGTACTGATTCAACCTCAAATTAAAGGCGTATTTTCAGGGGTTGCTTTTAGTCGAGATCCGGTCAATCCTATTAATGATATTGTTGTAGTAGAAGCCTTGCCAGGCCAAGCAACACGGGTTGTTTCTGGTAAAATTACACCTGAACAATATCGGGTAGAAATTTACCATGATCAGGAAGCGGATGCTGTGAGAATTCAAACCTTAAATTCTGATCTTGAACTCTGTAGAGATGTCCCTGATCATATTGTTGAAAAAGTCGCTATTTTAGCACGGGATATTGAAGACTTATATCATGGCATTCCTCAAGATATTGAATGGAGTTATGATGGACAACAATTATGGTTATTACAAGCTCGATCAATTACCACTTTACAACCGATTTGGACTCGAAAAATTGCGGCAGAAGTTATTCCTGGTGTGATTCGTCCTTTAACCTGGTCTATTAACCGTCCCCTAACTTGTGGGGTGTGGGGAGAAATTTTTACCTTAGTATTAGGAAAACGCGCCCAAGGATTAGACTTTAATGAAACGGCAAGGTTACACTATCAAAGGGCTTATTTTAATGCCACTTTATTAGGTGAAATTTTTCTGAGAATGGGACTTCCCTCTGAAAGTTTAGAATTTTTAATCAGGAGAACAAAATTTAGCAAGCCGCCTTTAATCTCTACTTTATATAATTCCCTTGGTTTAATTCGTTTATTAAAAAAAGAATTGAGTTTAGAAAAAGATTTTAATCGAGATAATAAAAATTTATTTGAGCCTCAACTTAAACAAATTAATGAACAATCTTTGTCAGCGTTATCTCCCCCAGAATTATTGACCAGAATAGAGAGTATTTTATTAACATTAAAACGAGCAACTTATTATAGTATTCTTGCTCCCTTAAGTTTTGCTTTAAGACAGTCTATTTTTAACGTTTCATTAGAACAATTAGATAACTCTTCTCTACCGGAAGTTGCTTCTTTAGAAGCTTTAACTAACCTTGCTAATAGAATACGTTCTTTAGTTAATATTTCTGAAATTAATCATAGTGATTCTCTGTTTAATTATCTAGAAAATAATCCACAAGGGCAAACAATTATAAGAGAGTTTAATCAAATTTTAGAACAATATGGTTATCTCAGTGATGTGGCGACAGATATTTCTATTCCCTGCTGGAAAGATCATCCTCAATCTATAGAACAATTATTGACACAATTAGTATTAAATCAGAAAAATTCACCGCCTAAAATAACTAAATATTCTGAGAAAAAAGGTAAACTTGGAAAAGTTCAACAGAGATTAAACATCAAAGGCAAAGTAACCTCTGTTTATTCTCAATTATTAGCCCAATTACGCTGGACATTTCTAGCATTATCAGAAATTTGGTATCAACAAGAAATACTACTAGAGAAAGAGGATATTTTTTATCTAACTTATCAAGAAATTCGTGAGGTAATTACAGAACAAAAAACAGAATTTAAAGAACAAATTAAACAGAGAAAAGAGAAATTCAAGGAAAATCAACAACTAGAAACGATTCCTTATATTGTCTATGGAAATATTCCTCCAAATTTAACGTTATTTGAGGCTTCATCTTTAACCTCAACCCGTCAATTAAGGGGAATTGGTGCAAGTGTTGGCCAAGCAACAGGAAAGGTCAAAATCATCAGAAATTTACAATCTTTTCCCTCTATTGAACCTAATACTATCCTGGTGGTTCCCTATACAGACTCAGGATGGGCTCCCCTTTTATCCAGTGCTAGTGGTATCATTTCAGAAGTGGGAGGAACCCTCTCTCATGGGGCAATTGTTGCGCGAGAATATGGCATTCCTGCTGTTATGGATATTCCCCAGGTAACTCAACGCTTAAAAGACGGACAATGGGTTAGAATTGATGGACAACAAGGTATCGTAGAAATTATCGAAAATAACACGATTAATAAGTTATAAGTTATGAAACTACAACGATTTGATTTAATGGCTATCGGCTTTATCGTGGCTCTTAGTTTAGCACTGGGAGCGATGCTAGTCAAAGGGGAACAAGTCCCCTTACAGGTTAGCTATTTTAGTTGGGAAGGTAAAAAGATTGGGTTACAAGATAAAATTTTTACCCTAACCTTTAACCGTCCTGTTGATGCCAATAGCGTTACAGAAAATCTGGAAATTGAGCCGCCTCTTCCGGGTAAAATTAGTTGGAAAGGACGGCAACTGATCTATACGTTAGATGATCTTCCTATTTATGGCACTAACTATCAAATTAAGTTAGAAAATGCCAAAAGAATCTATGATCAACAACAAATTAAACCCTTTGTTAGCTTATTTACAACCCGCGATCGCAATTTTGCTTATATTGGTGTTAATGGAGAAGAAAAAGGGCGATTAATTGTTTACAACATCACCGATATTAACCAACCGAAAAAAACCATTTTGACCCCACGAGATCTAGTGGTGACAGACTTTAAAATTTATCCCAATAGCGATAAAATCTTATTCAGTGCCTATGAACCCACCTATGACAATCAAGCAGTCACAAAACAACAGTTGTACACAGTAACAACGGGGTTTCAAGTTACTCCCAACAACGTCCAAACTCAACGCGCTGGCAGACTTGAACCCATACTAGACGCTAAGGATTACGAAAATTTAAGCTTTGATCTGTCGAATAATGGCAAAAATATCGTTATTTGGCGAACTAATTGGAAAAATCCCGCAGATTCAGGACTATGGGTCATTCCTGATGGCGAAAAAACCCGCTCCTTAGGCATTCCTGGCGGAGAATTTGTCATTTCTCCTGATGGTAAGCAGGTGGCTATCTCCCAACGCGGAGGAGTCGGAATTGTCCCCCTAACCCCCGATGCAGGAACCTTAGAGTTTTTATCGGGATACGAAAAAAGTCTAGGGTTTTCTCAAGATGGAAAATATATCTTATTAGTTAAAGATAATCAAGATTATACGCGATCGCTTGTTCTTTTGAATCGCAAAGATAAGACAACAAAAGACCTCTTTAGAACCCTTTATCCGATCATTGATTGTGAATTTGAACCCCGGGAAAAAAAGTCCCTTTATTGCCTGAAAACTGATTTGATAGAAGAAGCAGAAGGACAATATCGAGAAGAGCCTTTTTTATCAGTTATTACTATCGATAAAACCAGCGATATTCCTCTACTTGCTTTACCCAATTATCGAGACGTACAATTAAGTATGTCCCCCGATGGTGTTGCCTTACTGTTCGATCAAGTTGTTACCAACCCTCCTCAATCTAATAATGATTTAATGACTCCCGAAAAACAAGCAATTTCCGATGGACAAGTCTGGTTACTTCCCCTTCCAGAATTTAAAGATAACCAATCAATTGAGATTAAACCGCAAGAACTTGAACCTGGTTTTAAACCTCAATGGCTTCCTTAAATGAACTCAGAAGTTAGAACTTGTGTTTGTCAAGGGGATTTATGTAGCATTTTTTTATCGTTCAGTCCAAACAAAGACTAATTGAAGTTCCCAACTTTTAGGAGCAAGGGGAAGAATTAAAATTTGACGAATGAACTCTCGAAAATAAAATCGTCGTTCTGCCTCGGATAAATCCTGCCAAAACTGAGGTAAGGATACCGCTTGAGCAATAATCCTTAAATCTCCAGGGGGAAGCTGATCAATTTGAGTTTTTATCTGGGCAATTTCTTGCTGTAATTTGTAATTGCGTAATTGGGATGTTTCTGTATCTAAAATTCCCTGTTCTGTTAAGGTACTTAACTGATGAATAATTGCTTTTTTATTCTGAATTTTCTTCTGTAATTCTTCTTTGATTTTTTCAAGATTGGGTAACGTTAATTGAGCCACTGTTTTGGGTAAATCTTGACAAATTCGTTCAATGGTTTTGTTTAAAATATCTTGATAAGATCTGCCTTGACAAGTTGGCTGTAAAGGACAATTTTTAGGACGGAGATAAAGATATTCTTGTTTTTTATTACGCTGTTTAACTGAAATAACTGTCATTGAGGATTGGCACTTTTGACATATCACTAACCCTGCTAGAGAACGAGGTGCACTGGCTGTCCGTGAAGGCAACTTTTGGTTACGTCGTAATAACCGATCAATTTGAGCCCCTTCTTCCCGTGAAATAATCGGAATATGGGTATCTGGAATAATCTGAGCGTTTTTATAGCATAAATCTCCGCGATAAACTGGATTCGTTAACCAACGATGTCCGGTAGAAACAGCAATTTTTTTTCCATATTTTTTCTCTAAATAACGAACTGTCCCTCGCAAAGAACCTAATAATAAAAATCGTTCAAAAAAATCTTTCACCACTGGGGCAGTACTGCGATCAAGGATATAACGATCTTTCCCTCGACGATAGCCATAGGGAGCTTTTCCGGGTGGGGGTAGACATTTGAGACGGTTTTGAGCGTGTCCTTTTTGGAGTTGACGACAACGCTGATTCAGGTTAATTTCATCAAAAAGCTTGGCTAAGTTTTCAACAATTTCAGGAAATGGTTGGGCTTTTAATTGAGCAGAACTATAGTTTTGTTCTGTGGCAATGATGGTGATCCCTAAGGATTCTAATTGAGTTAAGCGATCGCTGACTTGTTCAAGGGATTCTCCGAGTTCTTCTAACCGACGAATTAATAAATAATTAGGGGGATTTTCTTGACAGTCTTGTAAAAGCGTTTGTAATTGATGACGTTGACCTAAGTCTTGATAGATGTGATCAACTTCTAGTCCCCAAATGTCTCTCTCTGGTGAGACTTCTAGAAGCGGATCACTGTAACTATAGGCAATAATTTTCATCTAGGTTTTATTTGTCACAACTACACCTATTGAAGTCTTTTTTTAACAGGATTAGAAGTTTTATTCGGTGCTATTGATTGAGTCCGCTTAGCCGAATTATCATATAATTGCTGACGACCATTACGAACTACCCCTAACATCTGACTGAGTTCTTGTTCTAATTGGGTTAAAACGCTATCTGCATAGGTATCAGCATCCTCTTGAAGTTTTTGGCATTCTGCGAAACTATTTTGCCGAAATTGTTGGATTTCAGCCGTTGTTACCTGGCGTAACTGTTCAATTTCTGCGATGGTTTGCTCTTGAATGGCTTGACATTCTTGATTCACTTGCTGTCGAATTTGGTTAGCCTCTTGTTGAGCTTGTTGAATAATCCCGGTTTCATCCAAAATTTGAGCAGCTTTCTGATTAGCTGACTGTATTATTCTTTGAGCGTAAGCTTCCGCTTCAGCTAAGATCTCTTGTTCTTGATCCAAAACCGCTAGAGCTTTCCGAATGCACTCAGGGATTTTCTCCCCAATGAGATCGAGTTGATCGAGCAACTTTCCTTCATCCACCATTGTCCATCGCGTCAAGGGGATATGAAAGCTCTCATAAATCATTTCTTGAAGACGAGCAAGTTCTTGTTGAATATCAAA is part of the Rippkaea orientalis PCC 8801 genome and harbors:
- a CDS encoding Ig-like domain-containing protein, with the protein product MKLQRFDLMAIGFIVALSLALGAMLVKGEQVPLQVSYFSWEGKKIGLQDKIFTLTFNRPVDANSVTENLEIEPPLPGKISWKGRQLIYTLDDLPIYGTNYQIKLENAKRIYDQQQIKPFVSLFTTRDRNFAYIGVNGEEKGRLIVYNITDINQPKKTILTPRDLVVTDFKIYPNSDKILFSAYEPTYDNQAVTKQQLYTVTTGFQVTPNNVQTQRAGRLEPILDAKDYENLSFDLSNNGKNIVIWRTNWKNPADSGLWVIPDGEKTRSLGIPGGEFVISPDGKQVAISQRGGVGIVPLTPDAGTLEFLSGYEKSLGFSQDGKYILLVKDNQDYTRSLVLLNRKDKTTKDLFRTLYPIIDCEFEPREKKSLYCLKTDLIEEAEGQYREEPFLSVITIDKTSDIPLLALPNYRDVQLSMSPDGVALLFDQVVTNPPQSNNDLMTPEKQAISDGQVWLLPLPEFKDNQSIEIKPQELEPGFKPQWLP
- a CDS encoding recombinase family protein; this encodes MKIIAYSYSDPLLEVSPERDIWGLEVDHIYQDLGQRHQLQTLLQDCQENPPNYLLIRRLEELGESLEQVSDRLTQLESLGITIIATEQNYSSAQLKAQPFPEIVENLAKLFDEINLNQRCRQLQKGHAQNRLKCLPPPGKAPYGYRRGKDRYILDRSTAPVVKDFFERFLLLGSLRGTVRYLEKKYGKKIAVSTGHRWLTNPVYRGDLCYKNAQIIPDTHIPIISREEGAQIDRLLRRNQKLPSRTASAPRSLAGLVICQKCQSSMTVISVKQRNKKQEYLYLRPKNCPLQPTCQGRSYQDILNKTIERICQDLPKTVAQLTLPNLEKIKEELQKKIQNKKAIIHQLSTLTEQGILDTETSQLRNYKLQQEIAQIKTQIDQLPPGDLRIIAQAVSLPQFWQDLSEAERRFYFREFIRQILILPLAPKSWELQLVFVWTER
- the ctpA gene encoding carboxyl-terminal processing protease CtpA, with the translated sequence MRKSTFWVSLLVSCTLLFNSFVWTPSASAFTENQKVLLQSWRLVNQSYLDDTFNHQNWWLMRQKLLNRPLSDREETYDTIEEMLATLDEPFTRLLRPEQYHNLQVSTSGELSGVGLQININPDTGNLEVVAPLAGSPAEAAGIQSRDRILEIDGIDTATLTLDEAANKMRGPSGTQVSLIIQPHQDQDNIHEVKITRERISLSPVVATVDQHISTTPIGYIRLNQFSANAAQDIKKAITDLEDQGAQAYILDLRNNPGGLLQAGIEVARLWIDEGTIVYTVNRQGVQDSFTAFGSALTQDPLVVLVNQGTASASEILAGALQDNGRALLIGEKTFGKGLIQSLFELGDGAGLAITVAKYETPNHKDIHKLGIMPDEVVPQDPISYQQIGTDADLQYQAAIKVLTGNTILAHAS
- a CDS encoding glycerol-3-phosphate acyltransferase; translation: MTSVWGSLLIFLFCPILGGLPLINWINYFFTGRKLSQLGTGNISVSAAFYHGGTLVGILAALSEASKGIIAVLLARAFFPLDPIWELIALISLIMGRYWIAKGAGTTNLFWGMIAHDWQATLLTALIAGGSFTIFRDRATGRLIALFLLAFILTVRHPYDPGYMVMSWSLSGLVAWIFAKIPDDLDLPEPGTKPYSKKMFRFFRGDNAILSLNRQLNSEKVGSKAATLAYLKRLGYQVPEGWILVPGDDPQPLLDYLEPSIDYPFVVRSSALEEDTATSSAAGQYLTILNVTSTEELKAAILDCLNSYNHPNAVRYRRDRVQHDEGMAVLIQPQIKGVFSGVAFSRDPVNPINDIVVVEALPGQATRVVSGKITPEQYRVEIYHDQEADAVRIQTLNSDLELCRDVPDHIVEKVAILARDIEDLYHGIPQDIEWSYDGQQLWLLQARSITTLQPIWTRKIAAEVIPGVIRPLTWSINRPLTCGVWGEIFTLVLGKRAQGLDFNETARLHYQRAYFNATLLGEIFLRMGLPSESLEFLIRRTKFSKPPLISTLYNSLGLIRLLKKELSLEKDFNRDNKNLFEPQLKQINEQSLSALSPPELLTRIESILLTLKRATYYSILAPLSFALRQSIFNVSLEQLDNSSLPEVASLEALTNLANRIRSLVNISEINHSDSLFNYLENNPQGQTIIREFNQILEQYGYLSDVATDISIPCWKDHPQSIEQLLTQLVLNQKNSPPKITKYSEKKGKLGKVQQRLNIKGKVTSVYSQLLAQLRWTFLALSEIWYQQEILLEKEDIFYLTYQEIREVITEQKTEFKEQIKQRKEKFKENQQLETIPYIVYGNIPPNLTLFEASSLTSTRQLRGIGASVGQATGKVKIIRNLQSFPSIEPNTILVVPYTDSGWAPLLSSASGIISEVGGTLSHGAIVAREYGIPAVMDIPQVTQRLKDGQWVRIDGQQGIVEIIENNTINKL
- the brnA gene encoding type II toxin-antitoxin system BrnA family antitoxin, translating into MKAEEFDQKFDEGQEDIIDYLDLSQMKRPGHEQKCINVEFPMCMLDSLDREAHRLGISRQAIIKLWIAYRLEQRS